The Thunnus thynnus chromosome 24, fThuThy2.1, whole genome shotgun sequence genome window below encodes:
- the zgc:113142 gene encoding D-beta-hydroxybutyrate dehydrogenase, mitochondrial isoform X2 has translation MNTLLLIGQIIGIAPISAVLLFVIAKLVSRHRRSPVEDGSGYAVLITGCDSGFGHQLARCLDQQGFVVFAGCLSPEGAGAQSLVRQSSSNLKILKLDVTSDEDVQQAKRMVQDNLPEKGLWAVVNNAGISDWAEIEWSTFEDFRNMVDVNLFGCIRTSVAFLPLVRAAKGRMVYVSSIFAFFNCLNMGAYSVSKRGLEAFADCLRVEMASFGVKVSIIQPGNFGRATNILRMKTASDIWEKLDDERKQTFNRQYIELASEYFVSSCKAGFKEADVVIDAMMHAVTSAQPKSRYLLVSAMDRFFFQLFPFLPTGLADAVFSLSPMYTKRKEMLYSK, from the exons ATGAACACGCTTTTACTCATCGGCCAAATCATCGGCATCGCCCCTATCTCTGCTGTCCTGCTGTTTGTTATTGCCAAGTTGGTTTCCCGCCATCGCCGCAGCCCTGTGGAGGACGGGTCCGGCTACGCTGTGCTGATAACAGGCTGTGACAGCGGCTTTGGACACCAGCTGGCTCGGTGTTTGGACCAACAGGGGTTTGTGGTCTTTGCTGGGTGTTTGTCTCCAGAAGGAGCCGGGGCCCAGAGCCTGGTGAGGCAGAGCTCCAGTAATCTGAAAATCCTCAAGCTGGACGTCACCAGTGATGAAGATGTGCAGCAGGCGAAGAGGATGGTCCAAGACAACCTGCCAGAGAAAG GCTTGTGGGCAGTGGTCAACAATGCCGGCATCTCAGACTGGGCAGAGATTGAATGGAGCACCTTTGAAGACTTCCGCAATATGGTCGACGTCAACCTGTTTGGCTGCATCAGGACCTCCGTCGCATTTCTACCTCTGGTTCGTGCTGCTAAAG GACGGATGGTTTATGTGTCGAGCATCTTCGCCTTCTTCAACTGCCTGAACATGGGAGCGTACAGTGTGTCGAAGAGAGGGCTGGAGGCGTTTGCCGATTGCTTGAGGGTTGAAATGGCCAGTTTTGGTGTGAAG GTCAGCATCATCCAGCCGGGTAATTTCGGCCGAGCCACCAATATCCTGAGGATGAAAACCGCCTCGGACATCTGGGAGAAGTTAGATGACGAGCGCAAGCAAACGTTCAACCGGCAGTACATCGAGCTGGCCAGCGAGTACTTCGTGTCGTCGTGCAAGGCGGGATTCAAGGAGGCCGACGTGGTCATCGATGCCATGATGCACGCGGTCACATCCGCTCAGCCTAAATCCAGATACCTGCTGGTCTCTGCGATGGATCGTTTTTTCTTCCAGCTCTTCCCCTTCCTCCCCACCGGTCTCGCTGATGCTGTGTTCTCTCTCAGCCCCATGTAcactaaaagaaaagaaatgcttTACTcgaaataa
- the LOC137177234 gene encoding neuronal acetylcholine receptor subunit alpha-2-like — protein sequence MTKAQLFHTGRVRWVPPAIYKSSCSIDVTFFPFDQQSCKMKFGSWTYDRAKIDLEPFETTVDLKDYWESGEWAIVNAVGTYNTKKYDCCHEIYPDITYYFIIRRLPLFYTINLIIPCLLISCLTVLVFYLPSDCGEKITLCISVLLSLTVFLLLITEIIPSTSLVIPLIGEYLLFTMIFVTLSIVITVFVLNVHHRSSVTHTMPRWVRRLFLSAVPRWLCMKRPHHGLGPVRRRHLTDKLLPVQTPGPSHSTSIWITQETDIDFHGYQDDNRCHSSHQLDSLDARDEIRYCDLHSYPNTDDLVGFGVRIPGRSRISSSPQVLGCTLLPQRHPTTFSLDWNTPSLEHGSNQSPLASALSPAVVSALEGVTYIAEHLRAEDADFSVKEDWKYVAMVVDRIFLWMFIIVCLLGTVGLFLPPWLSGMI from the exons ATGACCAAGGCCCAACTGTTTCACACTGGTCGTGTCCGCTGGGTGCCCCCGGCCATCTACAAGTCCTCCTGCTCCATCGACGTCACCTTCTTCCCCTTCGACCAGCAGAGCTGCAAGATGAAGTTCGGCTCCTGGACGTACGATCGTGCTAAGATTGACCTGGAGCCCTTTGAGACCACCGTGGACCTGAAG GATTACTGGGAGAGCGGAGAGTGGGCGATCGTCAACGCAGTCGGCACCTACAACACCAAGAAATATGACTGCTGCCACGAAATCTACCCCGACATCACCTACTACTTCATCATCCGCCGCCTCCCGTTATTCTACACCATCAACCTCATCATCCCCTGCCTCCTCATCTCTTGCCTGACCGTCCTGGTCTTCTACCTGCCGTCGGACTGCGGCGAGAAAATCACGCTATGCATCTCCGTGCTGCTGTCGCTCACTGTCTTCCTGCTGCTCATCACCGAGATCATCCCGTCCACATCGCTGGTCATACCGTTGATCGGGGAGTACCTGCTCTTCACCATGATTTTCGTCACCCTGTCCATCGTCATCACCGTGTTCGTGCTGAATGTGCACCACAGGTCTTCGGTGACTCACACCATGCCTCGATGGGTTCGGAGGCTCTTCCTGTCGGCGGTGCCACGCTGGTTGTGCATGAAGCGTCCGCATCATGGTCTTGGGCCTGTAAG GAGGCGCCACCTGACTGATAAACTCCTCCCAGTCCAGACTCCAGGTCCCTCCCACAGCACCTCTATCTGGATCACTCAGGAGACTGACATCGATTTCCATGGTTACCAGGATGACAACCGTTGCCACAGTAGCCACCAGCTTGACTCCCTGGATGCAAGAGATGAAATTCGCTACTGCGACCTTCACAGTTACCCAAACACAGATGATTTAGTGGGGTTCGGGGTGAGGATACCAGGACGGTCGAGGATTTCTTCTTCGCCTCAAGTGCTCGGTTGCACCCTCCTCCCACAGAGACACCCAACCACATTCAGTTTGGACTGGAACACCCCTTCTCTAGAGCATGGTTCGAACCAGAGCCCATTAGCCTCTGCTCTGTCTCCTGCAGTGGTATCGGCCTTGGAGGGGGTGACCTACATCGCAGAGCATCTGAGAGCAGAGGACGCAGACTTTTCA GTGAAGGAGGACTGGAAGTATGTAGCCATGGTTGTAGACCGGATCTTCCTGTGGATGTTCATTATTGTGTGTCTGCTGGGGACAGTCGGACTCTTCCTGCCTCCCTGGCTCTCTGGGATGATTTAG